The nucleotide sequence TGGATTTTGTTTTCGGAAATGGGGTCAAGCAAGGATTCAAATCCTTCAGGAACATGTCATCTGGACTACCAGGGCTGGCTGGTTCACCAGAGCTGAACTCCTGGTTGAATGAACAGATTATTATTGGAAAGGAAATAGGAAATGAAATCTAAGATCATTTAAGTCCTGTTGACAATCGCCATTAGTAAAATGACTTAAAACCATCACAAATTTGCTACCGATTTCTGTTACTTAAAAActcattgaaaacaaaattattaCTCTATCGACTGATATAAAGAACGATTGCTAGCATAAGGTGTACTTACAAGAGAATTAGAGTATTCTTTGTCATCATAAGTTGGAGTTCTTGGAGAAGTGTCATCACGTCGAAGACATGCCCCAACTGAACCTTTATCTGCCTTCACCTGCTCAATCAAATTAATCAATATATAACATTTGTCAGACACCAGCATTTGGTTTCTTGAATACAATATGCATAATATTCCACATATAACAAAACATGATGTTCCATCTAGCAGATGAACATGATACCTCTTACAATACGATTATCAAACCAACTACCTATGAACTAAACAACAACCGAACGAGACTGAATTCAATGCACTTTCATCCTAAAGAATCCTCTAACAGTAAATTGCAATATGACATAGAAGGTTTAATTAAAGACTGGAAAAGGTTGATGGTAATACCTCTGCAAGATCCTCTGCAAGGCACTGAAGCTGACCGGTAAGAGAACAAACCTGCCTTTGAAGATTTGGGATTACTTGTTTTGCTTGCTTCAGTTCTGACCCCTGCTTCTCCAACAGCTCTTGAAGCTGAGAATTCATAACATCCGGGAACAAAATTGCGCTCTTCaacgatttgatttcttccCTTTGCTTCAAACACAAATCCTTCAGTTTATCCACCTGCACTTTCCAAACAACCCCACCGCCTCATTATCTAAAAGTGGCACCAAAATCCGCcaatttatcacaaaaaatcagAACTGCACTGCCTCATTGTTCAAAAAGTCTTGAAATTTGCTCCTAATTTCTTAATTCCTAAATTTTCAAATATCGCACTCTATTAATTGTCCAATCTTATAGCCGTAAACCTGTCGAATTTTCAGAAAGATCTTTAATTTACTGacaaataatttcaaaaaattaagcTTTAAAGATATAATTACAGAAACATTTGAAATTTGCGACAGTAATTTCTACTTCATAGATGCAAACatagattgaacaaagaaataatgcaaaaccatcaatattttGAACATAATTAGTAGGGGGAAAACTCACTTCTGTGTTCTTTTCTTGAATCATCAATTTAAGCTCGACAATTTCAACTTCTTGCTCCTTATTCAAATTCAAgagctctctctcactcctcaACACCATGGCCAGCGTCCTGGTGTTCCCTTTTACCTCAGTCAACGCCTTCACCTCCTTTTTCTTATCCGACGAGGTCGTTCCCGCTCCTTTCCCAAACAGCTTCCTCCCCAGCGCCGCAAAATTCGATCCCGACCCGTTTTTAGCCGGCTTTTTCAATCCGCCCGCGATCAGATCCGACGGAATCACCAGCCCCGTCGGGTTAatcggcttggccttggaagtcGACCgcttttccatgaactttttcacCATCGTGGAGATATTGGGATCCGAGGGCTTGGATTTGACGACGGCGCGTGAGGAAACTGGGAGCTTGAGCTCTGTGGAAGACGAGGGGTCGGAGAAGTGCGAGGAGGTCGAGGAACGCGCATCGTACGAGCTGTACCGCGACGAGGGCTTCATTGTAAAGCTAAAAACTTGCTCAACTCTTCTGCTCTGCGAGGTCTCTGAGGAAGGAGGGACTGAGTAACTACTACTGCTGTGCCGTTTGGATGAGTTTTTGAAAAGAAGAGGAATGGAGCAGAGTGACACGTGGCTCTGTCAGCACCGGGTGTTTTGCCGCTGtctgaattcaaatttttttgcgCCACCCGCGCCGTCCGCCTTGGTTTTGTTTGATTGTGTTAGTTGCAAAGCCCCCTCGTTCCGTTTCTGTATTACGGAAATACCATTAGATGCCCTACTAGACGGTGTCGTTGCATTTCAAAAAGGGGAAAGTTGCAAACCAAGGTCCCCACAAACCCAATTTCAGATTATAGCTGTAAAACTGAATTCGGATTCTCTATATGAGAATTTTAGAGATCCGTTAATCTTGTTTGCttcttatatatttatatatcgtacgattataaattattttaaatatttttatttaaaattaaacacaaaacatACTTGATAAAAACTGACCGTACAATGTAAAATATAAAGACAAAATTTATGAATTCTCATTATCCTCGCTAAAAGATCCGCAAAGGATGCTGTTGGCTGCACTAGTGCGCTACACTGAATAGTCAAATttacacaaaaattcaaaaccgGGCATTATTTGCAGCCCCTAAAACCTTTGAGCTTTTATGCCACAAAAAAACCCGAATACCAAGTCTTCAGAGAGGAGGGAAAATCTCACGAATGTCTGAATTTCTCAACTGACCCCTTGATCCCAATTCGGAAACTATCAAACCCAATTTACAGTTTTCGAATTGTTGGGGGGTTGAAGAAGGCTTCTTGGATATATACGTGCGTTTGAAGTTTGAACAGGCACAGTTAAAGCAGCCAAGCTGGTGGTGCTGCTGCTCGTGAGCTCTCGCAGCTTCAGGAAACAACGATATGGGTCGTTCTCGTGGAAACTTTCACTCTGATGAGGACCCCACTCAAAGGTTGTAGTTGGTTTTCAATTAAAGTTCTGTTATTTTTTGTGTAAATTATTACTTGGAAGTTGCATTTGACCTTTGCGTGGTTAGGGATTTTGATTGGTATTTGGGGAAATTTTGGCATTTCAGGGTACATTTTGGAGCTTTAGTTGTGTTGAAATCATCGataatttgttaatttgttatACAAGAGAACAACTGACTGTTTGGTCAACAGGAAAATGTGTACTTGCCTGAAATTTTAATCAATCACACGACTTGTAGGATTTGTATTTTCCCGGAAAATGTAGGGAAGCCCACGTAGCGAGTTATAATTTTGCAAATGTTTTGATTTTAGTTTTCGCATTTTTTCTGCCCATCAGGCTGCCTGTGTCCTATGACAGAATTCTTTACTCAATATCCGTTTTTGCTACTTGGATTCTACTGGTGTTTCATTATCTTTTCGAGACGTCTATTAAGTTTCATCTGAATACCAACTTTTGATAAAGCAGATCAAGGAGAAAAAAGAATGCATCCATTGGAGAAAATTTAGAGTCTTCAGCTGCAGGTACTTTCCCCACTATCATGTAGTAATCAATTGAATCCGTTAAAAAGAAAGATATTGCAAATGGTTTGTATAACTTTGCCGTTTCAACTTCTTGTTATAGTGGTAGTACGAGGTTATAATCATGCCAACAGAGAATTACTGTCTCGTCTTTGTTAAATGACATTCTTTATTTCGTTTGTTATAATTATCCAAAAAAGTTGTGTTTTCTTTGTTCATTCTTTATTTCATTTCCAATTTTCGAAATTTTGGGTGCAGGTCAGGGAACAAGTGAAGGAAAAAGGGATTACCACTGCAATTATTGCAATAAAGACATCACAGGGAAGGTCCGAATCAAGTGTTGTATGTGCCCTGATTTTGACCTGTGTATAGAGTGTTTTTCTGTTGGAGCTGAGGTGACATCCCACAAAAGCAACCACTCTTACAGGGTTATGGTTAGTATTAAGATCTGAGTCTCTTTTTTCTTATATCTTGTTAAGTAGAGTTCTCCGTGGTTTGTAATTATTTGACAAGTGATGTGAATGGAGTGTCTTGTAAGATAGAAATGAGTGTATCCCTGTTTAAGCAACTATCTAACAACTAAAGAGTTAGACTTCCTTTTTCTATGAAGTTGAGAACTTGAGAGGAATATTGTCATCTAATACTTTATCTTTTGACTTACCCCTTCAACTAATAGTATAACGTTTATTATATGTAACTGAAACTCTGTTCGTAAATGCTTTTCTAATGGTAAAAAATGTCCGGTCAGGTGTTTATTTTTTAGCGTATTTCCTTATAATATTTGATTTTTCTCACGACAGAGTTGTTAGTCTAGTTTTTATCCAGTTATGATGCAAATAATAGTGAATTTGGACAATGAATTGCATCCCTCCCTGCACTTACGCTTACTTTTGCATTTCCCTTTCAACAGGACAATTTATCTTTCCCACTTATTTGCCCAGACTGGAATGCAGATGATGAAATACTACTCCTGGAGGTATTTTAATTTGCTTTTTAATCCCTCAAATGAAGTTGCTAGCGATCCTTTTCTATTTGACTTGTATCCGGTTTCAGTCTTTTTTCTATACATTCCTTATTGTAGGCATCTGAAATGTATGGATTGGGGAACTGGGCTGAAGTTGCTGAGCATGTTGGGACGAAGAGTAAGGAGCAATGTATAGAACACTACACAAATGTTTATTTGAACTCACAGTACTTTCCTCTTCCGGTATGATGCAATTTTGAACAAGTCAGTTCTCATTCAAGTTTTAACTATTCACAAAAGTAATCAAGTTGTGGAATATATCTGTTCAAGGACATGTCACATGTTGTTGGAAAAAATAGAAAGGAGCTTCTAGCTATGGCTAAAGGGCATGGTGAGGACAAGAAAGGTTAGTGATAATTACTTCTTCTCCGTGTTTAGGTATTTTTGTTTCCTTCCATTCTGGACCAGTAACATGTTCATTAAAAAATTGTTGTCGTATTGCTAGATTTATGCATATAGGGTGGCTGATGTCATATAAATGGTCCTCATGTTTAATGATAAATCTCATGGAAGACACATATTAGATGAATTTCCGCATTCagcttttatatatttttcttctacTAAAATAAGAAAAGCCATTAATTCTGGTGAATTAGGAGGTACATACTTTGTAGTTTATGTATTCCTTCTGGTtgttttgattattttctttttcattttatacTTGGTGTTAGTTTTTCTTATGATCAAATACTTGTGACTGTTATAGGATTTCCTACGCTGGGGGATCATAATTTGAAGGAGGAATCTCCATTTTCTCCTTCAAGAACCAAGTATGGTCACCATCCCAATAGATTCATGAGTTAGACTATTAGTACACATATGATACgttttaattttgaaatattCTTAATTTACTCAGAGTGGAAGATACGCACAAAGGTGGCCCTTCTGGCCGTTTAATGTCTAGCATGAACTCTGGTCAGATAAGATCTATCCTTGACTCCCTGTTTATGACTTTATCAAATAAAGATGATCTTGGACAATTCTCAGGTTTATTCTTTTGCTTTCCTGTAATTCAGATGTAGAATCTGGACTTCGCTCTAGTGGTGCAAACgtggcagcagcagcagctggcAACAAGAAACCATCCAACATGGCCCAGGTTAAAGATGGTCCTGGTGTCATTAAACTGGAAGGTGATGCAAAGTTTCCACCCATAAATTGGTTATATGTCCTAACATAATTCGAAACAAGTTTAAACACTAAGGCTAATAAAAGATGCTTGTACTCTGTCTGATTGGATGTGTGAGCGTTTGTTTTCAGGTAAATCACATGACTGGTGTTCTCTAAGATGGAATCATGTAACTGAAGAATAATATTTCTTGTTTATCGCTAACGTCTACAAATCTACACATCTACTATCTATATGATTATTAAGTTTAAAGAATTGGTGTGGGATCCATAATTTTATACGGTAGTGATGAACTCCCGAATCTTACTTGTTACTATTATTTCTGGCAGATCCTCATGCAGAAAGGAAAGGGAAGAAACCAAGTTCTTTGGGGAGTAAGGGTCCTTCTTTAGTGGAGATGAGTGGCTATAATGCCAAAAGGCAGGAGTTCGATCCTGAATACGATAACGATTCTGAGCAGCTATTGGCTGACATGGAGTTTAAGGATACTGACACTGATGAGGAGCGTGAGCTGAAGTTAAAAGTGTTGCGAATCTATGCAAAGAGGTAGTCGCTCACTAAGTTGCTTTTGGTGCATATTTATACTCAGATTAGTATATCATATCCATTCATTTCATGGAACTTGATGTAGCATAACGCAGGACAAGTGAACAatgaagtgaaaaaaaaaaaaaaaaagaatatgaacTTTAGTCATTAATGCAACCGATGAGGatttctgttttgtgtgttATTTTTTGGCTGAACTtcctttttgtatttttgatgTACGTTGAGTTATATACTACGTAGCAATATAACATGACTAGAAGTTGAGATTTGACGCAGCAATTATTGTGTAAAGTTATTGATGTTTTAACCTTCATGGGGATGATTTGTTTGCAGACTTGATGAGAGGAAGCGTAGAAAGGATTTCATACTAGAAAGAAATTTATTATATCCTAATCCTTTTGAGAAGGACCTATCGCCTGAAGAAAGGGCTATATGTCGACGATATGATGTCTTCATGTGTTTCCATTCCAAGGAAGAGCATGACGAATTACTTCACACAGTTATTTCAGAGCATCGCACTTTGAAAAGAATTCAAGAACTTAAGGTATGGTACTTGGCTGAGAACAAACTGCTCTTGGATATTAATCCATTTTCAGTTACCAATTGGAATGCGTTGTCCATTTTTCATGTAGAAGAGCCAATCTTTCCTTTCACACTATAGACGTGCAACTCTGATCGTAAAAGTTTTAGTGCATAGTATCTAAATCATGTCCAATTATTGGTTGCTTTTTCCACTTAGCTCATCACACTCTTAATCTATAAACAGTTGTCTTATAGCAGACACGCACAAATACACGTGGATACGGATGGCTTTATTAAGTCCTTTCACGAATCTTTTAATATAATCTTACAGGAAGCCCGAGCTGCTGGTTGCCGTACATCGGTGGAGGCAGATAGATATCTTTTACAGAAACGAAGAAGGGAAGCTGAAGAAAATGCTCGCAGAGCAAAGGAAAGTGGGCAAGTTGGTCCAAGCAGTCAGGGAGGTCCAAATTTGTTCATCTCCTCGGAGTCTGTTGGCATTGGCAAGGACTCAAATATAAGGCCAGCTGGACAAGCCACTTCAGGCTCTGCCAGCGAAATGGATATAATGGGATTTTATGGATCAGATTTACTGTCTGAAGCTGTAAGTATTCATTTACCAACTTATTAGTTTATCGATAAGCAAGCACAATTGCTGCTTGCTCCTAATTTCGATACAGCGTGTTCTTTTATACTCGTTATATTTGTTAAAAGCCTTTTTTTTCTGAAACAATCATCTGTGTTTTGTGCCATGGCAGGAGAAACGCCTCTGCAGAGAGATTAGATTGGCACCACCCGTTTTCCTTAAGATACAAGAAGTTATATCAATTGAAATCTTCAGTGGCAGAGTCAGTAAACGATCAGATGTCCATCACCTATTCAAGATTGAACCTAATAAGATCGACAGGGTTTATGACATGCTCGTGAAAAAGGGTGTTGCTCAGCCTTGATGGTTGACGCTGTTGCAggcttcttgtttttgttgtaaATTATGTTCATGTGTATCGGTTTTGTTCGAGAGAAATAACAAATTAGCAAATGCTACTGCTGCTATATCCTCCTCTCTCAATTTCACAAAAATTTCGTAGTGATATGAAAGATTGGTAGTCTCTGCTTTCCTTGTATTTACTGGTCAAGTGATCCTTCACTCAGAGTGCTACGTTCGTAATGATGTTACGGACATAGCACTTTTGTGAAAGCTCGAACGGTTAACATCTTAATGCGCCAATTCTTAGCTAAAGAGGTCTTAACCTTTATAAGCTTTACAATTACTTCTGAAGACTGAAAAATATGACTCAAAAGATACTATTAAGATACATATATAGGGCAGTTTTCAGAAGTTGCTATACAAGGCATGGGTGCAAAACCACACACCAATTACTCCTGCGAGTAAATTGAGCAACTGCCTAACACCTGATCACCACTGGATGACATTTACTTGGAGCACTTGGAGTTAATCAATCTATCAGATATAAAGCTGTACACCTTCCAATTCCATGATGTTAGAAACTTGATAGTTCTTTTCCTCTATGCCTACAGTTCGTCTTATCTACAAGAACCAGGCCCCTAAACCTTCCACAATCTTATCAGCAAGGTCAAAATTCTCGACCTCAGCCACGAGCAGCCACTTCTGTAGCTTCTGGTGCTTCACATTTCTCCGTTTTGTTACAAGCACAATCATCACTGCCATTGCCATCACTTGAATTGTTAATTTCGTCTTCATTACTGGTATAAGGCTGTTTCCGCAAATTCACCCTCGTCGCCTTTCCCGAGTCCTCATCCGGTGGGGCTAAATCCGGTGACTCCTGTTTCTCTTCAACAGCTTCATGTTTAGAACAAGTTTTTGCCACAGAACTAGCAGAGATTGATAAGAGCTTCATGCTAGAACTGATATTTTCAGATACGTATGAGAGTATATCAGGCTTTGCCTTCACATCAACCCATCTGTTCTCAACCCAGTCTTTGGAAGACCTAACATCCTTTCTCTGGAAACTCATCAGCTTCTCCTCACCTAGGATACATTGAAAGAAACATCACTCATCCCGATAACCGATCGGAAACCCAGATAAAACATTTTACCAGTTTCGATAGGTTTAAGTCAACTAAACAAAGTACTATCTGAAAGGTAAGAAACATAATTtaaatcaaatacaaaacaGTTTTCCATCTGAGAGGATACCGGGGAAGTAGACTTGTATAGTATCAGCCCCAGAAATGCTAACTCCTGTAACAACACCTTCCCACCAGCCATCACACCACCATGCATCAACTGCTACTCCAACCTCAATACAACACTCTGTAGAATCATTGAGACGACAGGGTCGGATTGTCAGGCGACCTGAGCATCTCATGCCTAGTTTATCTGGAGCAGCAACTTTAAAGGCAGGGACCCACTCctacacattaaaaaaaagtgAAGGTCTAAATTCACTCAGAGATTCGTTTACACAAACAAGCCAATTAccaaaggggtgtgctatccacacactcctttttacttctcccacaccccttgttaatttctatcctttgatcttctttaattcatccgatccgacggctgaaaattaaaagggtgtgagagaagtaaaaaggggtgtgtggatatcacaccccattaCCAAAAAGGTAACATAACATTTCTTGCAAATGCGCATACTAGAACACATTGTTAACTTACAGGCAATTTGTTAATTCAACTCATACTCATGCATTCAAATCACTTCGAATAGGCGAACAGCAACCAAGCTACATAGTAATATTTACTTGAATAACAAAAGTGACTACAGATTTATTTCTGAGGTAATGTCAACAAAATATATACCAAAAAAATGTTTTCCCATGCTCCCGATGTTCTAATATGAGCcagaaaataattcaaaataaagaTCTCTAGAAGACCACATACCTCGAGATTGCCAGATCCATCTACATCTTGCAAATCATCATATTGAACTTTGAGAAGCTTCTGGGATGTCTGCAAGACCTGACAACTGAACCAACATCCTCGTATGCCACTATCTTGACAGAGCAACTCTATCTTTTCATCAACCTTAAAAGACACTGGACATCGGGGCTCTGAACCAGCAATCTTAACTCCCATGGTTGTCCTTGATAATTTTAATTTCAACTTTGGGTATGTTGGAACGCAATTTGGTAAATGATTCCCAGTGACCAAATTTTTAACACCAGAATGTCCCTGATTCACCTCACTGCTTCTGTTTCTCTTAAGGCTCACCCTCATAGGATCATCAGGTgctaactcttcctcatcttcatGACAAAATTTATGGTACTTGGCTTTCTGCTTGGAGATGTGGACATCTAAAGAAGACAGAATTGCTTGATTAGAATACCCCCGCAATTTAGCAAGACAGAAGGGCTTAACCTTGCAGTCCTCAAATTGCCGAAAGCACATAAATATTCCAGAGGAAGATTTTTGAGCTACAACAGCCAAGCATTTTTCATAGTGCTTAGGAGTCAGAACTGTTGCAGGACCATCAACACACTCAGCACTGATCACCTGAACATGAGGTGTGATAAAAACTTCTCTGGGGTGTGGATTCAGAGTAATCACATCCTTGACTTCCCGAGTGTGGTGAAACCAACGCACTTTAACCTTTTTCTGCCCTTTTTTGTCTTCATACATGTCTTCCACGTAACCTAGGTAATGATGTTCTTCTTCCAAAGCCATTACAAATACAAAGGAATGGACCTGAAAATCAGGGTCACAATAATAAACATTACACCACGTatcaatgaaaattaaaaagatgctACTTAAGGAAATAAAGAGCACCACTAAATGTAGAAGTAATAGGTAGATCATCCGATGCTTACAGAAATGGTAGTTTCATTCTTGAAAAATGCTGGATAATGCTTCAGCTGTTTGGCACAAATCCAGGCAACACTAGACCATTCAATGTCTGAATTGTGAATTTTCACTTTCCTCGGAACCTTGATAGGAAAGGGAGAACTCAGTAAAATGTATGTATGAACCCAAAATCCAGACTTAGCAAATAACAGTATGTGAATACCGTGTGATCAGGCAGAGAAGTTTGACGAGCACCGAGTCCAGTAATTGGCAATGGTTGTGTTGTTTCATCTGTTGGAGAATCTGTTATAGGAAGAGTAGGTTTGCTTTAAATTTAAACTTCCAACTCAAATGAGCATTAGTGGAGTGAAAAGTGACAACAGACCATACATGAATATAGAAGCATAATGCAATAACTGATCTTGGGAATTCGAAAACTCAACAGTTAAAAAAAGCTTATCAACAAGTGACAAAGAGGCAAACCCTGGTATGCATTCCAATCTTTGCTGGTCAGCACAGAAATTTCAACCCATAAGAAGGATTTTACCCATAGCAGGCTGCCCAACTTTCAC is from Malus sylvestris chromosome 5, drMalSylv7.2, whole genome shotgun sequence and encodes:
- the LOC126620918 gene encoding uncharacterized protein LOC126620918, with protein sequence MTNTHSFVSWEEHTLCQERGSRVVHYYLKEASGELVLAVVGTERSIRHMVYVLSDEFVETYESKGFINVCTKWRARREVVEWLTSLVSRRCWSEFPDSPTDETTQPLPITGLGARQTSLPDHTVPRKVKIHNSDIEWSSVAWICAKQLKHYPAFFKNETTISVHSFVFVMALEEEHHYLGYVEDMYEDKKGQKKVKVRWFHHTREVKDVITLNPHPREVFITPHVQVISAECVDGPATVLTPKHYEKCLAVVAQKSSSGIFMCFRQFEDCKVKPFCLAKLRGYSNQAILSSLDVHISKQKAKYHKFCHEDEEELAPDDPMRVSLKRNRSSEVNQGHSGVKNLVTGNHLPNCVPTYPKLKLKLSRTTMGVKIAGSEPRCPVSFKVDEKIELLCQDSGIRGCWFSCQVLQTSQKLLKVQYDDLQDVDGSGNLEEWVPAFKVAAPDKLGMRCSGRLTIRPCRLNDSTECCIEVGVAVDAWWCDGWWEGVVTGVSISGADTIQVYFPGEEKLMSFQRKDVRSSKDWVENRWVDVKAKPDILSYVSENISSSMKLLSISASSVAKTCSKHEAVEEKQESPDLAPPDEDSGKATRVNLRKQPYTSNEDEINNSSDGNGSDDCACNKTEKCEAPEATEVAARG
- the LOC126620919 gene encoding transcriptional adapter ADA2b-like, which produces MGRSRGNFHSDEDPTQRSRRKKNASIGENLESSAAGQGTSEGKRDYHCNYCNKDITGKVRIKCCMCPDFDLCIECFSVGAEVTSHKSNHSYRVMDNLSFPLICPDWNADDEILLLEASEMYGLGNWAEVAEHVGTKSKEQCIEHYTNVYLNSQYFPLPDMSHVVGKNRKELLAMAKGHGEDKKGFPTLGDHNLKEESPFSPSRTKVEDTHKGGPSGRLMSSMNSDVESGLRSSGANVAAAAAGNKKPSNMAQVKDGPGVIKLEDPHAERKGKKPSSLGSKGPSLVEMSGYNAKRQEFDPEYDNDSEQLLADMEFKDTDTDEERELKLKVLRIYAKRLDERKRRKDFILERNLLYPNPFEKDLSPEERAICRRYDVFMCFHSKEEHDELLHTVISEHRTLKRIQELKEARAAGCRTSVEADRYLLQKRRREAEENARRAKESGQVGPSSQGGPNLFISSESVGIGKDSNIRPAGQATSGSASEMDIMGFYGSDLLSEAEKRLCREIRLAPPVFLKIQEVISIEIFSGRVSKRSDVHHLFKIEPNKIDRVYDMLVKKGVAQP
- the LOC126620921 gene encoding uncharacterized protein LOC126620921; its protein translation is MKPSSRYSSYDARSSTSSHFSDPSSSTELKLPVSSRAVVKSKPSDPNISTMVKKFMEKRSTSKAKPINPTGLVIPSDLIAGGLKKPAKNGSGSNFAALGRKLFGKGAGTTSSDKKKEVKALTEVKGNTRTLAMVLRSERELLNLNKEQEVEIVELKLMIQEKNTEVDKLKDLCLKQREEIKSLKSAILFPDVMNSQLQELLEKQGSELKQAKQVIPNLQRQVCSLTGQLQCLAEDLAEVKADKGSVGACLRRDDTSPRTPTYDDKEYSNSLEFSSGEPASPGSPDDMFLKDLNPCLTPFPKTKSKEFDEMGYNSPYRHDESLSENNMEFGFNSCSRKLSRSSDCCQKTATESRIAQGNRRSGDAKRTHGKQIHRRFI